A genome region from Oncorhynchus gorbuscha isolate QuinsamMale2020 ecotype Even-year linkage group LG26, OgorEven_v1.0, whole genome shotgun sequence includes the following:
- the LOC124015451 gene encoding solute carrier family 2, facilitated glucose transporter member 9-like: MAEEVLLAEDGKCVGSLTKSLLAVAFLASFGSSMLYGYNLAVVNSPAEYIKAFYNQTMVARNGTGLDDKTLTLFYSVTVSVFAIGGMVGSLTVGILVTRFGRKGTLVRITCLVFIAGAFMGFSRTFGSPEMIIVGRFITGVHSGISLSVVPMYLGEIAPKNLRGFLGLVPSIFICIGVFIAQILGLHELLGKEEHWPLFLSLVVIPTMFQLMLLPWFPESPRYLLLEKRNVHATITALKWYRSKVNIQAEIEEMQEEQRSMSSVQTVSVIGLLKDRSVRWQVITIVVVNIGMQLSGIDAIWFYTNAIFENAGIPVPQIQYTTVGTGAIEVIAGCVGCFTIERLGRRPLMIGGFTFMGICCAGITLSLMFQSHYISVACVVGIIAGFCIGPAGVPFLITAELFKQSHRPAAYTVAGCLNWLSNFTIGFVFPFLQMSAGAYCYLVFFGVCTAVAAYVFFIVPETKNKTFVEISQMFAARNGMLEEESSELGVANNPQLAKMNGYGAVDLEYDVIEKKK, encoded by the exons TCTCTCACCAAGTCGCTGCTGGCCGTGGCTTTCCTGGCCTCGTTCGGTAGCTCCATGCTCTATGGCTACAACCTGGCCGTCGTCAACTCTCCTGCAGAG taCATCAAGGCATTCTATAACCAGACGATGGTAGCAAGGAACGGGACGGGTCTGGACGACAAGACTCTTACGTTGTTCTACTCTGTCACCGTGTCTGTGTTTGCCATCGGGGGCATGGTGGGCAGCCTCACGGTGGGCATACTAGTCACCAGATTTGGAAG GAAAGGCACCCTGGTGAGAATCACATGCCTGGTGTTTATAGCTGGAGCCTTCATGGGCTTCAGCAGGACCTTCGGCTCCCCAGAGATGATCATTGTTGGACGCTTCATCACAGGGGTACACTCAG GTATCTCTCTGAGTGTGGTGCCAATGTATCTTGGGGAGATAGCACCTAAGAACCTACGTGGGTTCCTGGGCCTCGTGCCTAGCATCTTTATCTGTATAGGAGTCTTCATCGCTCAGATCCTGGGGCTACATGAACTACTGGGAAAG GAAGAGCACTGGCCCCTTTTCCTGTCTCTGGTGGTGATCCCCACCATGTTCCAGCTGATGCTGTTGCCATGGTTCCCAGAGAGCCCGCGGTACCTGCTCCTAGAGAAGAGGAATGTCCACGCCACCATCACAG CTCTGAAGTGGTACCGGTCCAAAGTGAACATCCAGGCAGAGATCGAGGAGATGCAGGAGGAGCAGCGGTCCATGTCCTCGGTCCAGACCGTGTCGGTCATCGGTCTGCTGAAGGACCGGAGCGTCCGCTGGCAGGTCATCACTATAGTGGTGGTCAATATCGGCATGCAGCTGTCCGGTATCGACGCg atctGGTTCTATACCAACGCCATCTTTGAGAACGCAGGTATCCCAGTCCCTCAGATCCAGTACACCACGGTTGGAACCGGAGCCATCGAGGTTATCGCTGGATGCGTAGGG TGCTTCACCATTGAACGGCTGGGCAGAAGACCTCTGATGATTGGTGGATTCACCTTCATGGGAATATGCTGTGCAGGGATCACGCTCTCCCTCATGTTCCAG TCCCACTACATCAGTGTTGCCTGTGTGGTGGGGATCATCGCTGGCTTCTGTATAGGACCAG CTGGAGTGCCCTTCCTGATTACAGCAGAGCTGTTTAAACAGTCCCATCGTCCGGCTGCCTACACTGTGGCTGGATGCCTCAACTGGCTGTCCAACTTCACCATCGGCTTTGTCTTCCCCTTCCTACAG ATGTCGGCAGGGGCCTACTGCTACCTCGTGTTCTTTGGCGTGTGCACGGCCGTGGCGGCCTACGTCTTCTTCATCGTCCCCGAGACCaagaacaagacatttgtggagatCAGCCAGATGTTCGCGGCCAGGAACGGCAtgctggaggaggagagcagcGAACTGGGCGTCGCTAACAACCCCCAACTGGCCAAGATGAACGGCTATGGTGCCGTCGACCTGGAGTACGACGTCATAGAGAAgaagaagtag